A genomic stretch from Sporocytophaga myxococcoides DSM 11118 includes:
- a CDS encoding acyltransferase — protein sequence MAEFSYLYKNRARFPFGSVAYLRAYAKRLLSIGELLRRNRVRNRLQKKGAFIHPCAEIGDVKADGVKKNLKIGAFSFLGRVELALHDKIQIGEKVCINDGSILLTASHDISDPEWKHKKAPIIIDDYAWICTNVTILPGVHVGRGAVLGAGAVVSKNVAPYDVVAGNPAKSTGKKRVEELNYNPCEFLASNASWLKG from the coding sequence ATGGCTGAATTTTCATATTTATATAAGAACAGAGCCCGGTTTCCTTTTGGGTCAGTCGCATACTTAAGAGCTTATGCCAAACGTTTGTTAAGCATTGGAGAACTATTGAGACGCAACCGTGTGCGAAATAGATTACAAAAAAAAGGAGCCTTTATACATCCTTGTGCAGAAATAGGAGATGTAAAAGCCGATGGAGTAAAGAAAAATTTAAAAATTGGTGCTTTTTCTTTTTTGGGGAGAGTAGAACTGGCCCTACACGATAAAATTCAAATTGGAGAAAAAGTATGTATAAATGATGGTTCGATATTGCTTACAGCTTCTCATGATATCTCTGATCCGGAATGGAAACATAAAAAAGCGCCAATAATAATTGATGATTATGCTTGGATTTGTACCAACGTAACAATTTTGCCAGGTGTACATGTTGGTCGTGGGGCTGTATTGGGAGCTGGAGCAGTGGTGAGTAAAAATGTCGCACCCTATGATGTGGTAGCGGGAAATCCTGCAAAATCTACAGGAAAAAAGCGTGTTGAAGAACTAAATTATAACCCATGTGAGTTTTTGGCTTCCAATGCTTCATGGTTAAAGGGATAG
- a CDS encoding glycosyltransferase family 4 protein yields MNKIILSHPTGNANVRAAAVGMKEAGILEEFHTSIAIFPKGILSKLSGLPGPFSEINRRTFETCLKDLTYSSPFWEVGRLISAKAGISSFIEHEKGVFCVDAVYHQMDKNVGKRLQRRNTHFNAIYAYEDGALYSFEIAKQIGVCCIYDLPIGYWRAAKRLMESELEKWPEWSGTLTGFKDSLAKLSKKDEELRLADRIFVASTFTAKTLQEYPGNLSKIDVIPYGFPPVGEIKKYSSHKSLKILFVGGLSQRKGIAYLFDAVEYLGDAVDLTVVGHKLVEDCQPLNEALNKHKWIPSLSHGDILKLMHQQDVLVFPSLFEGFGLVITEAMSQGTPVITTDRTAGPDLIEHGKNGWIIEAGSKEAIINSLEEILYNPGRISDVGKAARQTAMNRPWSAYGEELAKKIKDIAD; encoded by the coding sequence ATGAATAAAATTATACTTTCTCATCCAACTGGAAATGCCAATGTTCGTGCAGCTGCGGTTGGTATGAAGGAGGCAGGCATATTAGAAGAGTTTCATACATCAATTGCAATTTTTCCTAAAGGCATTTTATCTAAACTGTCAGGATTACCGGGACCATTTTCTGAAATAAACAGAAGAACCTTTGAAACTTGTTTAAAGGATTTGACTTATTCTTCACCTTTTTGGGAAGTGGGCAGGTTGATTTCTGCTAAAGCAGGTATTTCATCCTTTATTGAACATGAAAAGGGTGTCTTTTGTGTGGATGCTGTTTATCACCAAATGGATAAGAATGTAGGAAAACGACTACAAAGAAGAAACACCCATTTTAATGCAATATATGCCTATGAAGATGGAGCACTTTATTCCTTTGAAATAGCCAAACAAATTGGAGTATGTTGCATTTATGATTTGCCAATTGGGTATTGGAGAGCAGCCAAAAGATTGATGGAATCAGAGTTGGAAAAGTGGCCGGAATGGTCAGGGACACTAACTGGCTTTAAAGACTCCTTGGCTAAATTGTCAAAAAAAGACGAGGAACTAAGACTTGCAGATAGAATTTTTGTAGCGAGTACTTTTACTGCAAAAACACTTCAGGAGTATCCTGGCAATTTGAGCAAAATAGATGTTATACCTTATGGCTTTCCTCCGGTAGGAGAAATTAAAAAATACAGCAGCCATAAATCGCTAAAGATTTTATTTGTTGGTGGATTGTCCCAACGAAAGGGCATTGCATATTTGTTTGATGCTGTGGAGTATTTAGGAGATGCTGTTGACTTAACAGTTGTTGGGCATAAATTGGTTGAGGATTGCCAACCATTGAATGAGGCACTGAATAAGCATAAATGGATACCTAGTTTATCACATGGTGACATTTTAAAACTTATGCACCAACAGGATGTATTAGTTTTTCCATCTCTTTTTGAAGGTTTTGGGTTGGTGATTACAGAAGCTATGTCGCAAGGAACTCCTGTTATTACTACAGACCGCACAGCAGGACCGGATCTGATTGAACATGGAAAAAACGGATGGATTATTGAAGCAGGTTCCAAAGAAGCAATAATAAATTCTTTGGAGGAAATATTATACAATCCAGGGAGAATTTCGGATGTTGGGAAAGCCGCAAGGCAAACCGCCATGAATCGTCCTTGGAGCGCATATGGAGAGGAATTAGCAAAAAAAATTAAGGACATAGCGGACTAA
- a CDS encoding glycosyltransferase family 4 protein, with translation MSRLLRFVLIGNYKLDKQESMARYANSLQIGLSEAGIHAEIWYPVVFFARWSKSTITGLGKWLGYLDKWILFPLVLKFRILIFRIKHSDENIFFHVCDHSNAPYLAHLPLNRSGITCHDVLAIRGALGFKDAYCPASPAGKVLQKWILANLIKAKRLTAVSQFTLNQLYELASGERNNQNGKKWRVIHNFYNASFEPMDVEKRRKMLLNILPDTEFILHVGSSLPRKNRPLLIGMLKNIGDKWDGKVCFAGEKLDEELKNIIDGSGLKDRFFSVEKPEHDTLVALYSSCLAFIFPSFSEGFGWPLIEAQACGAPVIASKIESLNEVSGGSALHADPEKPAEFANAFLQVLEKSFRDQLIRKGFDNCARFEKSRLIGEFIQLYTDR, from the coding sequence ATGAGTAGATTATTAAGGTTTGTCCTGATTGGAAATTACAAGCTTGACAAGCAAGAAAGTATGGCCCGATATGCTAATAGTCTGCAAATTGGTTTATCTGAAGCTGGAATACATGCAGAGATTTGGTATCCAGTAGTTTTTTTTGCTCGTTGGTCTAAGTCGACTATTACCGGACTGGGGAAATGGTTAGGTTATTTAGATAAATGGATTCTCTTTCCTCTAGTTTTAAAATTTCGAATTCTGATCTTTCGCATAAAGCATTCTGATGAGAATATATTCTTTCATGTTTGTGATCATTCAAATGCTCCATATCTTGCCCATTTGCCATTAAATAGAAGCGGAATCACTTGTCATGATGTGCTGGCGATTCGCGGAGCTTTAGGATTTAAAGATGCTTACTGCCCAGCTTCACCAGCAGGTAAAGTTCTCCAAAAATGGATCCTTGCAAATTTAATAAAAGCAAAAAGACTGACTGCAGTATCTCAATTTACTTTAAATCAATTGTATGAATTGGCCTCGGGAGAAAGGAATAATCAGAATGGTAAAAAATGGAGAGTCATTCATAACTTTTACAATGCATCCTTTGAGCCAATGGATGTTGAAAAAAGGCGCAAAATGCTTTTGAATATTTTACCTGATACAGAGTTTATCCTTCATGTAGGATCCTCGCTGCCCAGAAAGAATAGGCCTCTTCTGATTGGCATGCTAAAAAATATTGGAGATAAATGGGATGGGAAAGTTTGTTTTGCAGGTGAGAAATTAGATGAAGAATTGAAAAATATTATTGATGGATCTGGTTTGAAAGATAGGTTTTTTTCAGTAGAGAAACCTGAACACGATACATTGGTGGCATTGTATTCCAGCTGTCTAGCCTTTATTTTCCCATCATTTTCTGAAGGATTTGGCTGGCCATTAATAGAGGCGCAGGCATGTGGCGCTCCTGTTATAGCAAGTAAAATAGAGTCATTGAATGAAGTGAGCGGAGGAAGTGCATTGCATGCCGATCCTGAAAAACCAGCTGAATTTGCAAATGCATTTCTACAAGTCCTTGAGAAGTCTTTCAGAGATCAGTTAATTAGAAAGGGATTTGATAACTGTGCTAGATTTGAAAAGTCACGATTAATTGGGGAGTTCATTCAACTTTATACAGACAGATAG